Part of the Ornithodoros turicata isolate Travis chromosome 6, ASM3712646v1, whole genome shotgun sequence genome, TTACAGTTTTCAGGCATGACACACATACATTTGTCATTTCACATTTAATAAATATGCCCTCTAGAGTAAATTTTTGAAGTTATAGTGATCTCTCAAAAGCTTAAGTAAAATAGCAGGATAAGGCATTGAAACTGTAGAGGGGAGAGTAGTTTATTGTAACAAATTTTGTGGCTCTgcagcgaaccacgctcggcgcacgtcaaaacaaatccacacgtgtagcacaaaggaccaaaactagtctggagtgggaccgacgagatCGTGCCATTCGTGCTGTCCCCCCCTTGTTCctacttctgtcgtccccacgctgcgccatctagtgaagacagagataaccctctccggcgccttaAGGTCATGTGCGTGCACACAGACCCTTGTGAAAAAGGACCATCAGTTCTGGCTATCTTTTCTGGTTGCAGTACTACTCCATACACATCCAAGTGAGAACATCTTTGCTGTCTGTATCGGTTTAGATGTGAGGCACACTGTCGTCAAAGAGGGTTTTGTGTTGAAAATCGTACCCCATTCCCCACATACTTTCACTTAAGAGGTTACAGTATTTTAATTATGTAGAAAAATTCAGACATATCTAATACAGAATTGCAACCACATCCAAATTTACAGGAATTTGCCTGTGGAAGCATGACATTGATTTATGGATCCTAAACTTGTGAGACTGCCTTCCCAGGAACGTATGGCCTTAACTGTAGACAGAGGTGGCTGCATATGATAGGTTAGTGCACCGAGCGACCAAGAATGTCCTGTGGACGTAACTGTTAaccccacgacctactagattataaggaccatgtcataatcagcaacccccATGAGGAGCGCGCAcacacgatccgctaggggcgctactcatctgcccgcgagatctacattaTGATTGCAcagtggaaatttgaattttgaatgcgCAGAAGCCGACGTGCGGAtacaatagcagacgacagcgactGCTCCGATGATAACGCCTAGAATGCTGaggataatcaactttagaaagaagcatctcccatGAGGCATCCACCgcatgtacaaaaatactaaggtaagctgaagtacaaagtattgcagaaattgaggaagcaataactgggccgatgagtagcgccaccgctagcttccaaatgcggcgctgggaaggggtgcctatgacatggtcattataacatagtaggtcgtggttaaCCCTTACACAGACATTTTTTCTGCTTCTAGGAGATTTCACGTTTCCGTTATGActatgtatttgtgaatttggAGCTTACCCTCCTGTGCAGCACCGCCTGCTGCACCCCTGACGGAGGTCCCTTCGGACGTTTCTGAAGCAGCAGCTGCTGCCCCCTTACCCGAAGCTTGCGCTGCTGCATGGCCTACGTTCCACGTTTCCCTAAACGAGAGAAGCGTGCTAGAATTTTGCAACATGTACGAGGACACCTGAAATAACAAAGCACAACATACCTTGTAACAATAGTGTTGTACTGCTGTAGTTGCATAACAGCCGCGTCCAATAACGTCTGGATGTTGCGCAGACAACGAATTCGAGCTGTTACTCGCTCTCGTTCTTGACCTTCAAGGGCGAGCAACTCTTCCCGTGTCATGGCATCCAGGGCTCCTTCGGGAGCCACAGGTGGCGGTGGGAGCACTGTGCAAGAGAAGGGAGTTTCTTGAGTATACAGAGTGTAGTtaagggccctgtgttttcgggttttatgttttttgagAACTGGGggataaaaatcgggttttattcCAGGGGCTGTAAAACGGGGTTAAAACGGGTGATATCATGTGGAAAAGTAGATTTTCAGGTAGAACATAAAAAAGAACACTAAAAAGAACActtctcgcattttagattGACAGAAAATGTGGGACAGCTGTACTGAGTGTCCAATGCTTAGCATTCCGCAGTGCCCATATTGGTcgctgaattggcacttttcAAAGTTaatttttggggggtgggggggcagATTGTAAATGCGgactgggaggggtgatgtttttctatttttatcttttcaacttttcatttttcttttcattttggggatctttgtgggagtagcagaattcgtcaggtgattCAAtatattctcttttttttatatatataatcaaactcaaacacaACTCACCCCCGGTTCAAAACCAATGGCTTCAtcaaacaccctgtacaacCAATGTCTTTCCACTTCCAATATTTCGGACAGTTTTTTTAAAAGAACTGATTTTTTGTACACATTTTGCCCTATGAGCTTGCTTAGTTTTTAGGACACACAGTCTCCCGAAAGCCAGAAGCACTGCACAACAGTGTGCTTCAGAGACTGATATTTTGGACTGTTTCGTTAAGGGATTTGCTGACGCGGTGCATATGCAGTGCTTATGTGTGTGTGCTGAACTGCAGACAGGTGCAAGGCTCAGCTGACGAAGACAGGGACGAGGATGTTGATATGCTCCCCAGCCGACTGCAGCGGTACTTGCAGTCGTAAACACGTTCATGAATGTGTAGAGTGGGAATGTAGCACTGGCAGAAATTCATTGTGATGCGTTGTTCCATGTTCATGCAATGAAGCAAATGCAGATACAGTTTTCTCAATCCACTTTGGGATCCATCTCCATTCAATCTCCATCTTAGAAATGAAGGGGATTTTGGCTACCGACTAAAAATGCAGACATATTTCATGGCTCCTAGAAGTTAAAAAATTGGTCAGCGACTGTATTAGTTGGGCTCTATACAggtagaggtgtgcgcgggtgTGGTTATACCCGCGGATCCGTGCAGATATCAGCGCTACATCGTGGTTTGCGAATAGAAATGTAAAGTTTCAAAATCCACGTGGATAAAGTGTGGATAAAACTGCGCCCCTCTGCGGTTTGCACGGATATCCGCATTTTATCCGCGAATAATCCAAAACTGTGTCGCAGTGTGTCATCCTTTGCATGCTGACAAGTGAAAATGTTTGTAAGATAACATTTTATCATGTGGATTTTCCCCCACACAAATACAATGCATGCACGGTTGCGGTGCGGATGCGGATACTGCCCATGTTATCCACGCTCACTTCTATCTATAGGCTTGCAGTTTGTACACTGCTCTTGGTAGAAGGTATTGCTAAAAGGCTTACTGAAGGCAAAGAAGGGAGGAATAAAGAATGGTCCTGTAGCCGCAAAATTTGGCAGAGTAGCCCCAGGAGTCGTGGTTGAGGATGTACCTGCACCTGCGGAGGAGGTGGGTGGTACAGCGCCACTGGTTGAGGGACCTGCAGAGAAACCAATGCTGGCTGTGTTGTACTGCAAACCCCTTACTGTTCGCACACGTCCCTAAATTTCGTGCATTGAAAAATTCGTGAAATTTAAGGGTATGCAAAAAAATTGACACTTCAAAACAGGAATATAATCGGAAACTTTAGTTTCACACTTGGTTGCTAGTGTTTTACAGCACACCACCACCTTGATTAAATATAGTGAGGGTAACTTAAGGCATATCACAAGGGGAAGCTACAACCCTTTAGCATCTAGATTTTTCAAAATTCAGTGGCCAAATTCAGTATGTGGCCCATGCCAGATTAACAAAAAATTGGTGTTTGAAAATTTTCTAACAGTATATAAAAAAATCTGCAATACATCTAACATGTGAGCAAACATTAAAAGTACCAGGCTGTGGCTGCGGCGTCGACGGTGGTGGCtgagctgctgctgctgcagcagcagcagctggcTGCTGGCCATGCTGCGGACGGACTCCTACAAAATTTAAAAGATTCTTAAGCGGACACTTGCAAGCACAGCATAAATACTACTTGCAAAAGCACCGTAGGAAGAACATATTTATGATGCTTAACAGGGCTTGTGATATTTATGAACACACCTAAAGGTTGCTGCTGCATCATTTGCTGCAACTGCTGCATCATTGGAAAAGCAGGCATGCCAGGCCCTGAAACAGATGTACAGCGTATACATGTAGTTAATCCTCATTGCAGATGTTGGGCTggaaaaacaaaatcaaaatgAATGTGCATCAATATTATGGTAAAACTATAGACCTTGTCgtgttactttggcaaagtgcCCCGCAGATAAGTGCCAGTGATCGCACATATTTTTGGTAGCGTGCTTGTTTTCATTCGAAATTTTTGAAATGGTTACTGAAACATCACGTACAAGTGTTGCACTACAACCCTATCTGCCGACATCTGACAATATTCGGTGCTGCTAGAGCATTTCATGATGTCCAAGACAACAGGAGCACGTACACTGCGGAAAAGCAGGTGGTGCCTGCGGTTGGTGCGGGGCCGCCTGCTGTGGTTGCGCAGCCGGCTGTGCAGGTGGAACGTGTGGCTGCGGAGGAGTGCCGCGGAGGACATCCATGCGGCATGTGGGGCACGTCTGCTGCCGCTGAAACCATGACCGCAGGCACGCAGTGTGGAAGATGTGGCTGCAGGGCAAGCGCTTGTTGCCGCCCCCCACCATCTCTTCTCGACAGATGATGCACACATTGTCTGCAGATGCAAGCTCCTCGGGCGTTGCATCTGGATACCTAGGCAGGATATTGCATTGTTGAATTCTGTCAAAAGCCTTGCATGCAGCAGAACGTGCAATGCCAAGCCATAAACCTACAGTGTGTTCATGTTTCGTATGGCACGGCGAGACATTATCGTGTCGTTGAAAGCTTTCTTGAATGCCCTGCAGAAGAGTACAAGGATTAAGATCCATAGTTGCAATACTGTAAAGTCTCGAGCACAAAAGGACAAGCCCCAATGTAAATGGGGCAATAAAcaaagcctgaagttttagggtttaacccgattcttccctgaaggttgcctctttagggtgaaaccagatttttacccagcaaattgccctgactgagatgtctgtaggaatgcacactaactagtttggcagcaaacgcagttacatcaccgtttgtaccgaagcagttcagttagtttgagtaactaaacccgatttctcctcgaatttagcgtactggaagtctTTCCATCCGAATTTgtatgaatttagagcacatgtttatttacccgatttttactccactaatttagaaaaaaaatatttctcaaaaacttcaggctctagcaaTAAAGTACAAAGGAAAGACAGGTACTGTTACCTTGACgtcaacacaaaaggaatgggGTTTGCTCGTtgcatcgttcgtgatttatgagctaAATAAATCAATTTATGCTTTCCCTCTCattctccttctcaagaagtgcGACAACGCGGAGAGGCCTcagattggtctcctcaaatgacCTCCCgtgatgattggacaaatcgtttgaggaccTGCTTGAGAGTCCATTCCGTGTTGTCggagaggaagagggaaagcgaCACAACAAACGACACAACAGATGAATTCCATTCCTTTTCTGTTGCTGTAAAGGTAACTGCATCTTTTCTTGTTAAGGTAACGGTAATGGGGTTTTATCGGGTTCAAACAAACAACACAAGACTCTAAATGTAATTCAACGGATCACGCACTTAGTTTTAAAAATCTTCCTTCCAAAAGTTCACACAATTAAGGCTGAAGGAAACCTCACCTCATACTAAGATACATGGGACGGATGGCAAACAATGGGAAGGTGTGGATCTTTATCATGATGGCCATGAAAGTGAGGTACAGGACCACTTTGATGAAACCTTATTGAAACAGAAGTACATCCATTCAGTGAATACGAGCAAAATATTAAAAACCTGGGCACTAACATGCAAATCAAGCATGCCTAATAGTTGGCAGATCCGACACTTTACGGGTTTACACAAGTGTCATGAGATGTCCCTTCATATAGTCTGTACACAAAATACTAGAAGTCTTACAGGGGCTCTATAAATTTATCGTTTCTGCCTGTTGCGGATTGTGCAACAAGTGACATGTGCTCTTGTGCACGAACAGTGATCAGAGCTGAACCCCACTGCGAGCGAGAGAGGTCCTTGATGTGCACACATCCAAGAAACCCCCTACCCTCCTTCAGAGAGACCATATGTGAATGAGTGACGTCAACATCACTCCGTGACGTATAGGGTAGCATCACGCCATATCCGTAGCAGACAAATCTTCAGTCAGAAATGAGGCTGCTACGCCATGCTGACCAGATTACATCATGCCAGGAGATTGGAACAAGGTCATGTCTTCACCACAGGTCGGCACTTGCGACTCCCGCTCACTCATCGCCCGCTCAGCTCCTCGTTTGTTCACCCATGCTCAGCTCATTCGCCACATTGAGCACGAGGGAGCATGCTCACGAGTGACTTCCTTGCGACGGCCATGACATCAAAACCGTTCAGGATATATCGACAAAAACTTAGTAGGCTGCTGTGACAGTTAGCATGATAGTGGGAGAGGGACTCACTTAGCGATCCCGTCTTGATCTGCATGGCGTCCTCAATAATCCGGAGTCTTTTTTCACCACACACCTAAGCTCTTCATTTTCTCACTCATGCTCGCTCGCTAATACATAGCTCGTTCACCACATTAAGCAcgagtgagttttgccgaggtatgGTCCGCGCACTGGTCACGCCTGGTTCTTGAGGCCGTTATATGTAAActatatttagggcctgactttttcgggttttatttttggccaaattcggggggtaaatatcgggtgatatttttcatttgaaaattcgggtgtattcgggttaaatcccgttacggcatattctgtcgtcaggaattcgggtgatttttttttgtttaataaaaatttgtcttaacatggaactaatgtttagcaatgttatcaaactttattttactgcacacttacgagtgtgccaggcgaccctgatgttttcgggtagattcgggttaaacccgaattttacagatttcgttcggggggtaaatatcaggcggatacgggtttaaccctaaaaagtcaggccctaactatattgcgcagtgacaagaCACCATTCCGCaataatattttgcatggtgactcctgggaGACTGCTTCGCCATACCTGCCAACCTGACTAACTCAAAATTTGGGAGACTGCCCGCAACGTGACGGGTCGTCGCTTCCGTCAACCGCAATTGCGAAGACACATCGTCTCAGGCTCTCCAACAATGCATTTTGCACGGCCGCAACCATTTCACCAACGTAACTATCGTGTGACACTGGGCAGACGACAGGATGATAGCACGTCTTCAtgagaaacacggacacaatgaaacACACGATCTGCCGCGACCTCCAGCCATGGATGGTCATGCCGCAAAATACGTGTTACGGGCTAATTCTTCAGGAATGCGTTTGCGCAGCCTTTAAAGGAAAATGAGAGAAGAAAAGCCgcaattttccgggagatttgagGGCGCGCCCATGCAATCGGGAGGCTGAACAAAATTCATGCCAAGTGTGCTAAAAATTGCTCCTTTAAAACTTACTCATGACTAGCTCCGTGTAAAGCAGGTAAACAGCCTTGTTCTCCCAAGGATTCTCGCTGTGAAGGTCGATGGTGTGGAGGAAGTACTTGAAATAGATGTTCACCACAATGCTAAGCAAAATGGCATACTGAAATGCAGAAAAAACACACATACCCTGTACTATGCGGTCAAACTAAACCATGTTGCACACTGGAATTGTTTAGATGTCCAAAATAATTTATATACTTTGTTTTTATTGCCAAATACTGACAGCTCACATTGGAGCTATAGCAGGGGTGGGGAAAATACAAATAGACACACATCCATTTGAGTTCCTTTATTGAGCACAGATAACGACTTCTGAGTGTGAAAGTCTCTCGTGGAATAGTAGCCAATTTTAAGGCACAATTAAGAAAACCCTTATTTGGTGAAAACAAATTTCTTTCGCAGACAGTCGTCGTACTGATTTTAAATTTGCCCTACGACACATCATGGTAGGAGAATTGAGTTCCGCGGAATCTTCTAAATATGTATATTACAGTATGTAATGGCATACACGTAGCATGTTGCACACAAACCCCTCTTCAACCCACTGGATGTGGAGGTACTTACCTCAAAGCCAAATACCACCTGCACAGACGCCCCTCTCAACAATGTGCTGTGATATGCATGGGCCACAAACAGGTAGTCCACCAAGCCAAGTAAGAGAAGTAacgctgagaaaaaaaaattagtgtcataaatatttttatttatggTTAGATGGGTAAGGATAGTTACGGAGTACCAACTCAGTAATTACGAGCTCATAACAGAAAATACGGCAGCGACCAAGTGCCATGCACGCTTTAAAAGGAGTGACAGTGTTGTGGTCAGTGGTTCACAAAGTGTATCTTCCAGCAGCTGTGACAGCTACCAAAGCAATACCTCTGGCTACGCTCTCCAAGTAAGTTATAGGtagggttccgagttttcggttttaatcgaaaaacattgAAAAACATACGCCAGGTAAATTTTCCCACATTCGGTTTTAATTGAAAAACATCGAATAATGAGGAACATTCCAGGAACcatgacagataaattgctgcacatgcccagcttaAGATTCCAATATGCCAAGCAGGCTTtcctttattactcttcttttctTGGTATTTGCTATGGCTG contains:
- the LOC135396834 gene encoding E3 ubiquitin-protein ligase synoviolin-like, producing MRAFLLTLGSVVMTTAVIGNAYYQKKQFYPSVVYLTKSNPSMAIIYLQAFVMVILVGKLMRKVFFGQLRAAEMEHLIERSWYAVTETCLAFTVFRDDFSPKFVALFTLLLFLKCFHWLAEDRVDYMERSPIISYLFHMRVIALLLLLGLVDYLFVAHAYHSTLLRGASVQVVFGFEYAILLSIVVNIYFKYFLHTIDLHSENPWENKAVYLLYTELVMSFIKVVLYLTFMAIMIKIHTFPLFAIRPMYLSMRAFKKAFNDTIMSRRAIRNMNTLYPDATPEELASADNVCIICREEMVGGGNKRLPCSHIFHTACLRSWFQRQQTCPTCRMDVLRGTPPQPHVPPAQPAAQPQQAAPHQPQAPPAFPQWPGMPAFPMMQQLQQMMQQQPLGVRPQHGQQPAAAAAAAAAQPPPSTPQPQPGPSTSGAVPPTSSAGAGTSSTTTPGATLPNFAATGPFFIPPFFAFMLPPPPVAPEGALDAMTREELLALEGQERERVTARIRCLRNIQTLLDAAVMQLQQYNTIVTRETWNVGHAAAQASGKGAAAAASETSEGTSVRGAAGGAAQEERQDPGGVSATAESEDFDSSDPNAEVRRRRLERFSHSTISNGKPSDPNATTGQNVRP